In Terriglobia bacterium, the following proteins share a genomic window:
- a CDS encoding translocation/assembly module TamB domain-containing protein, giving the protein MTEDAHVSRRRLLPAMVGIAVLAIVAGAAWYLTSARFNNYLRGRLVARLESVTGGRVELGKVEWKVSKLSLAAENLTIHGLEGPKEAPYVHADRVALQLKVVSVARRKIGLQYLELNRPVIHLIVHPDGSTNQPTPKAGRSGSSLQPLFALQADRVEVRDGVLLLNDRRVPLDLSARDLQAQMSYAVVMQRYDGSISAQTIRLAYGDYEPFDSSVSATFSLARNQLEVKSVKLGAGNSLVEGAGRMDDFNHPRVTMNYQARLDLAQIGDLTRLAQLRGGVLELKGSGAFTAEDFTTSGMVRMQNLEYRDPAIRIPDLDGGAEFKSEHNTLTVPHLFAHALGGSVTGNLEIRNWTSALKPGARAGLVSPAADGVAHLRLRALSVSRIAAAISTRALPANKLNPVGLASGTLDVTFRGSPAHSHARFGVQVTPVRATPQQLPVQATIRGSYAIDTLALDLVELNATARSLTLEASGTMARNNHLRVALKVGNLRDLDALLTSLRGATRLPEGLTGRATFTGALTGTVAAPQLAGEVGLADFTLPVPLKRLASVKQASAPARLAHFDSFTAHLRYSRSQLALNNARLRRGTEDLLFTFSTALDQGEFRTTLPLTLSAEIRNFQVNDLQGIFGFDYPLTGVTTASLQVKGTADDPIGSGHLRITNATLAGEAYPSVGADVVFANQEAQLSNLIIAHNGARVTGTAAYNLKSTGFRFHLQGSNFSLAQFKQLQLPRLSVAGRLDFNARGSGTTSRPVVDADLHLRDVVLNQERMGNVDAKAVTSAGVMKITARSDRPAAEFMLDGTVNMYDDFPAQLALRFTRLDVDALLHGFLQGRATGHSSITGTVTLAGPLRQPRLLTITGDISEFSAEMENVRVHNDGPLRFKVASQVVTLEQFRLAGEENTQMTATGTIALSGARALDLRAEGNVHLKLLQIWNPALHAGGMVEFNINARGDLTRPVLFGRAKFNHATLTHVNFPNGLSDINGVIVFNQDRMQIQSLTATSGGGTMTLGGFVSYANGLAFNLTGQGRSIRLRYPQGVSTVLDCDLRLSGTTSSSTLTGTVTVTRFGMTPQFDLGLAIARARQAPGPPNPRSPLNNLRLAVRVVSTPELQVQTSLARLTGGVDLNLRGTASRPILLGKVNVTEGQVTLNGTNYQLERGDISFSNPVRIEPVLDVEATTRVRDYDITLGFHGPLDRLGTTYRSDPPLPTSDIIALLAFGRTREESVMATEANPSFTESASSAILSQALNSAGSTRMQRLFGVSRIKISPEVAGSEALDPNARLTIEQQVTRDFTVTYVTDITHSGQQIIQVEYNYSRNLSILATRDQYGVLSFDVRIKRRRR; this is encoded by the coding sequence ATGACGGAAGACGCTCACGTTTCGCGCCGCAGGCTGTTGCCGGCGATGGTGGGAATCGCGGTCCTGGCGATCGTGGCTGGCGCGGCGTGGTATCTGACCAGCGCGCGATTCAACAATTACCTACGCGGGCGGCTGGTGGCGCGGCTGGAGAGCGTCACCGGCGGGCGGGTCGAACTCGGGAAGGTAGAGTGGAAGGTCAGCAAGCTGTCGCTGGCCGCCGAAAATCTTACCATTCACGGGCTGGAAGGGCCGAAGGAAGCGCCGTACGTGCACGCCGACCGGGTGGCGCTGCAACTGAAGGTTGTGTCGGTGGCGAGAAGAAAGATCGGGCTGCAGTATTTGGAGCTGAATCGGCCGGTGATTCACCTTATTGTTCATCCCGACGGCAGCACAAATCAGCCAACACCGAAGGCGGGGCGGAGCGGGTCGTCGCTGCAGCCGCTGTTTGCGCTGCAGGCTGACCGGGTGGAAGTGCGCGACGGCGTGCTTCTCCTGAATGACAGGCGCGTACCGCTCGACCTCTCCGCCAGAGACTTGCAGGCCCAGATGTCGTACGCGGTGGTGATGCAGCGCTACGACGGCAGCATCAGCGCGCAGACGATCCGGCTGGCGTACGGCGACTACGAGCCGTTCGATTCGTCGGTGTCGGCGACGTTCAGCCTGGCGCGCAACCAGCTCGAAGTGAAGTCGGTGAAGCTGGGCGCGGGGAATTCGTTGGTGGAGGGGGCAGGCCGGATGGACGACTTTAACCATCCGCGGGTGACGATGAATTACCAGGCGCGACTGGACCTGGCGCAGATCGGCGATCTCACGCGGCTGGCACAGCTGCGAGGCGGCGTGCTGGAGTTGAAAGGCAGCGGCGCGTTCACCGCCGAGGACTTCACAACGTCGGGCATGGTGCGGATGCAGAACCTGGAGTATCGCGACCCGGCGATCCGCATTCCCGATCTGGACGGCGGTGCGGAATTCAAGTCCGAGCACAACACGCTGACCGTTCCGCACCTGTTCGCGCATGCGCTCGGCGGAAGCGTCACCGGCAACCTGGAAATCCGCAACTGGACGAGCGCGCTGAAGCCGGGCGCGCGTGCAGGGCTGGTGTCGCCGGCGGCGGATGGGGTGGCACACCTGCGGCTGCGGGCCTTGTCGGTGTCGCGGATCGCGGCGGCGATTTCCACCCGCGCGCTACCGGCGAACAAGCTGAATCCGGTGGGGTTGGCCAGCGGCACCCTGGACGTGACCTTTCGTGGGTCGCCGGCGCATTCGCACGCGCGCTTCGGCGTGCAGGTGACGCCGGTGCGGGCGACGCCGCAGCAACTGCCGGTGCAGGCGACGATCCGCGGCAGCTACGCCATCGACACGCTGGCGCTTGATCTGGTGGAGCTGAACGCGACCGCGCGCTCGCTGACCCTGGAAGCGTCGGGCACGATGGCGCGCAACAACCATCTGCGGGTGGCGCTCAAGGTCGGCAATCTGCGCGACCTGGATGCGCTGCTGACTTCGCTGCGCGGCGCGACGCGGCTGCCCGAAGGCCTGACCGGCCGCGCTACGTTTACCGGCGCCCTGACCGGCACGGTGGCCGCGCCGCAACTGGCGGGAGAAGTAGGGCTGGCGGATTTCACGCTGCCAGTGCCGCTGAAGCGGCTGGCCAGCGTGAAGCAGGCGTCGGCGCCGGCGCGCCTGGCGCACTTCGATTCGTTCACCGCCCACCTGCGCTATTCGCGGAGCCAACTCGCGCTCAACAACGCGCGGCTGCGCCGTGGCACGGAAGACCTGTTGTTCACCTTCTCCACCGCGCTGGATCAGGGTGAGTTCAGAACGACGCTGCCCCTGACGCTGAGCGCGGAAATCCGCAATTTCCAGGTCAACGATCTGCAGGGAATTTTCGGGTTTGACTATCCGCTAACCGGGGTGACGACGGCTTCGTTGCAGGTGAAAGGCACGGCCGACGATCCCATCGGCTCAGGGCACCTGCGGATCACGAATGCGACGCTGGCAGGCGAGGCTTACCCCAGCGTCGGCGCGGACGTGGTCTTTGCGAACCAAGAGGCGCAGCTTTCCAACCTAATCATTGCGCATAACGGGGCGCGCGTCACCGGCACCGCCGCGTACAACCTGAAGAGCACGGGATTTCGCTTCCACTTGCAGGGCAGCAACTTCAGCTTGGCGCAGTTCAAGCAACTGCAGTTACCGCGGCTGTCGGTGGCGGGGAGGCTCGACTTCAACGCCCGCGGGTCGGGAACTACCTCGCGCCCGGTGGTTGACGCCGACCTGCACCTCCGCGACGTGGTCCTCAATCAAGAGCGGATGGGGAACGTGGACGCCAAAGCGGTGACCAGCGCGGGCGTGATGAAGATCACGGCGCGATCGGACCGCCCGGCGGCGGAATTCATGCTCGACGGCACGGTCAACATGTACGACGATTTCCCCGCCCAACTGGCGTTGCGCTTCACGCGGCTTGACGTGGACGCGCTGCTTCATGGGTTCCTGCAAGGCCGGGCCACAGGCCACTCCTCGATCACGGGCACGGTGACGCTGGCGGGGCCGCTGCGGCAGCCGCGGCTGCTCACCATCACCGGCGATATCAGCGAGTTTTCCGCCGAGATGGAAAACGTGCGCGTGCACAACGATGGGCCGCTGCGTTTCAAGGTGGCCAGCCAGGTGGTCACGCTGGAGCAGTTCCGTCTCGCCGGAGAAGAGAACACGCAGATGACGGCGACAGGCACGATTGCGCTCAGCGGGGCGCGGGCGCTCGACCTGCGCGCCGAGGGCAACGTTCACCTGAAGCTGCTGCAAATCTGGAATCCGGCGCTGCACGCCGGCGGCATGGTGGAGTTCAACATCAACGCGCGCGGCGACCTGACCCGCCCGGTGCTGTTCGGGCGGGCGAAGTTCAACCACGCGACGCTGACGCACGTCAATTTCCCGAACGGGCTGAGCGATATCAATGGCGTTATCGTCTTCAACCAAGACCGGATGCAGATCCAGTCGCTGACCGCGACCAGCGGCGGCGGGACAATGACCTTGGGAGGGTTCGTCAGCTACGCCAACGGGCTGGCGTTCAATCTGACGGGGCAGGGCAGGAGCATCCGGCTGCGCTACCCGCAGGGCGTGAGTACGGTCCTGGATTGCGATCTGCGGCTGAGCGGGACGACCAGCAGTTCGACGTTAACGGGGACGGTGACGGTAACGCGCTTCGGCATGACGCCGCAATTCGACCTGGGACTGGCCATCGCGCGGGCGCGGCAGGCGCCGGGGCCTCCCAATCCGCGGTCGCCGCTGAACAACCTGCGGCTGGCGGTGCGCGTGGTCTCGACGCCGGAGTTGCAGGTGCAGACCTCACTAGCGCGGCTGACGGGGGGCGTTGACCTGAATCTGCGCGGTACGGCGAGCCGGCCGATCCTGCTGGGGAAGGTCAATGTCACCGAGGGGCAGGTCACGCTCAATGGGACGAATTATCAACTGGAGCGCGGCGATATTTCCTTCAGCAACCCGGTGCGCATCGAGCCGGTGCTGGACGTGGAGGCGACGACCCGGGTCCGCGACTACGACATCACGCTGGGCTTCCACGGACCGCTGGACCGGCTGGGCACGACCTATCGCTCCGATCCGCCGCTGCCGACCTCGGACATCATCGCGCTGCTGGCGTTTGGGCGCACGCGCGAGGAATCGGTGATGGCGACGGAAGCGAACCCGAGCTTCACCGAGTCGGCCTCCAGCGCTATTCTCAGCCAGGCGCTGAATTCGGCGGGCAGCACGCGCATGCAGCGGCTCTTCGGGGTGAGCCGCATCAAGATTTCGCCGGAGGTGGCAGGTTCGGAGGCGCTAGACCCGAACGCCCGGCTGACCATCGAGCAGCAGGTCACGCGCGACTTCACCGTCACCTACGTCACCGACATCACGCACTCCGGGCAGCAGATTATCCAGGTGGAATATAACTACAGCCGCAATCTGTCCATTCTGGCGACGCGCGATCAGTACGGCGTGCTGTCGTTCGACGTGCGAATCAAGCGGCGGCGGAGATGA
- the ubiA gene encoding putative 4-hydroxybenzoate polyprenyltransferase produces the protein MIKWEHSVLTLPFGLTGAVLAARGIPAPRQLLWIAVGLVAARAAAMSFNRLADHSFDAVNPRTRTRALPTRTLTRHFVAAFVVVSSLLLVLAAAELNRLALYLSPVALGVILLYSYTKRFTRWSHVVLGFAMGLAPAAGWVAVRGSLDPRILILTAVVTFWGGGFDVLYACQDYDFDCQSGLHSVPRSFGIARSLWIARAFHVVTLSLLGVLVYVFSLGGIAIAGVLVVGVLLAYEHSLVSANDLSRLNAAFFTMNGVISMVFLGFVTANFLV, from the coding sequence ATGATCAAGTGGGAGCACTCCGTGCTCACGCTCCCCTTTGGCCTGACCGGGGCAGTGCTGGCGGCGCGCGGCATACCCGCACCGCGGCAATTGCTGTGGATCGCCGTGGGACTGGTGGCGGCGCGCGCGGCGGCGATGTCGTTCAACCGGCTTGCCGATCACTCCTTCGACGCTGTCAATCCGCGCACCCGCACGCGCGCGTTGCCCACCCGAACCCTGACGCGGCATTTTGTGGCGGCGTTCGTCGTCGTTTCGAGTTTGTTGCTGGTATTGGCGGCGGCGGAGTTGAACCGGCTGGCGCTGTATTTGTCGCCGGTCGCGCTGGGAGTCATTCTTCTGTATTCGTACACCAAGCGCTTCACGCGCTGGTCGCACGTGGTATTGGGATTTGCCATGGGCCTGGCGCCGGCGGCGGGATGGGTAGCAGTGCGCGGGTCTCTTGATCCAAGAATTTTGATTCTTACGGCGGTGGTGACGTTCTGGGGCGGCGGATTCGATGTGCTGTACGCGTGCCAGGACTACGACTTCGATTGTCAGTCGGGGCTGCATTCCGTGCCGCGGTCTTTCGGGATTGCGCGCTCGCTGTGGATCGCGCGCGCGTTCCATGTGGTCACGCTGAGTTTGCTGGGCGTGCTGGTATACGTTTTCAGCCTGGGCGGTATTGCGATTGCGGGTGTACTGGTGGTTGGGGTGCTTCTGGCGTATGAGCATTCGCTGGTGTCGGCGAATGATTTGTCGCGGCTGAATGCGGCGTTCTTCACTATGAACGGCGTGATTTCAATGGTGTTTCTGGGGTTTGTGACGGCGAATTTTCTGGTGTGA
- the mqnE gene encoding aminofutalosine synthase MqnE encodes MHVFQTDDARLKPVAEKVLAQQRLEAEDALALYASNDILAVGWLANHVRERMHGDKTYFNVNRHINPTNVCVAACRLCAFGRKKDAPGAYTMALEEAFQTAASGYTDAVTEFHIVGGLHPELPFQYFLDLISGLKRRFPAVHIKAFTMVEIAFLAKIAKLSIRETLLKLRAAGVDSLPGGGAEIFAERVRHIICDHKIDGQQWIDTARLAHQLGLKSNATMLYGHIENDEDRVDHLLKLRGLQDETGGFQTFIPLAFHPANTLLQHLMTTTGFADIKSIASARLVLDNFPHIKAYWQMMTPKIAQIAQRFGADDLDGTVIEEKIYHDAGATTPQGLRRQELIRLIQEAGREPVERDTLYRPVTRTETSVTVAV; translated from the coding sequence ATGCACGTTTTCCAGACTGACGACGCGCGGCTGAAGCCGGTTGCCGAGAAGGTTCTCGCCCAGCAACGGCTGGAGGCAGAGGACGCGCTCGCGCTATACGCGTCCAACGACATCCTCGCCGTCGGATGGCTGGCGAATCACGTGCGCGAGCGCATGCACGGCGACAAGACCTACTTCAACGTCAACCGGCACATCAATCCGACCAACGTGTGCGTGGCGGCGTGCCGGCTGTGCGCCTTCGGCCGCAAGAAGGACGCGCCCGGCGCCTACACCATGGCGCTGGAAGAAGCATTCCAGACCGCGGCGTCGGGCTACACCGACGCGGTGACCGAATTTCACATTGTCGGCGGGCTGCATCCCGAGCTGCCGTTTCAGTACTTCCTCGACCTGATCTCCGGGCTCAAGAGGCGCTTTCCCGCGGTGCACATCAAGGCGTTCACCATGGTGGAGATCGCGTTTTTAGCGAAGATCGCGAAGCTCAGCATCCGGGAGACGCTGCTGAAGCTGAGGGCAGCGGGGGTGGATTCGCTCCCCGGAGGCGGGGCGGAGATTTTTGCCGAGCGCGTGCGTCACATCATCTGCGACCACAAGATTGACGGCCAGCAGTGGATCGATACCGCGCGGCTGGCGCACCAGTTGGGACTGAAATCGAACGCGACCATGCTGTACGGGCACATCGAGAACGACGAAGACCGGGTTGACCACCTGCTGAAACTGCGCGGGCTGCAGGACGAGACCGGCGGGTTCCAGACCTTTATCCCGCTGGCGTTTCACCCGGCGAACACGCTGCTGCAGCACCTGATGACAACCACCGGATTTGCCGACATCAAGAGCATCGCCAGCGCGCGGCTGGTGCTGGACAATTTCCCGCACATCAAGGCGTACTGGCAGATGATGACCCCGAAGATCGCGCAGATCGCGCAGCGCTTTGGGGCCGACGACCTGGACGGCACAGTGATCGAGGAGAAGATCTATCACGATGCGGGAGCAACGACGCCGCAGGGTCTGCGCCGGCAGGAGCTTATCCGCTTGATCCAGGAAGCCGGGCGC